A genomic stretch from Leptodactylus fuscus isolate aLepFus1 chromosome 10, aLepFus1.hap2, whole genome shotgun sequence includes:
- the LOC142219333 gene encoding uncharacterized protein LOC142219333 has translation MEMEKNHMMERILSLVLEIVYLLIEEDYIIVKKSGDNVVYKSSTPDPDVKQEGPLEKTKKNTRLLDLTNKVLQLLTGELHSDMEEAEEKKKTEHLHSGFERSSAAMPEIQPPSGPVRLKKERPNADIPHKTSMTSCRDSATQTEETSPSETGPLPEIYIHVPIDQSEYLSVCKKGGAVSGDPAFMASNICKPLVHTVVHGCSEETHVESKPAATEYRVVKIKEEPVDWDEEVSRSELPMQIEHAQTRPKGSLSLYPEHLMDQVPPYTTMQIKQETATDDEGSLIETGISVSVEQSQRHFILADNVEGSFRDTDINTGSDNSQIDYGSSFLKGQYYEEDEMETSPEELAGAQLYQEPYMEEITYEYYTAHSSNLHQKSDNQDKPFSCSECGKSFKYNSLLLHHSKSHQKKPLICCECGKQYSCKTEFDIHQRIHTGEKPFVCSDCGKGFRRKSHMLRHQRIHGDKEIYPCPECGKSFHRQDVLNQHRKIHKTSQGEAYTPSKHSQPQTPYATYEKNEKFSCSECGQSFDDVSQLEEHQVVHAGEKPFSCTECGKSFRFEALLELHWGSHIAAISCPECGKSFASQSLLNHHMKIHAGVNDCICSECGKEFPSRSQLVDHYRTHTGEKPYMCPDCGKYFRRKAHVVRHRKIHKGNKPFSCLECGKCFENQEFLERHAKMHKKKRPYICAQCGKSYTKNSHLARHQRTHTRHTCPRCGESFQYPALLSQHMKLHTGKSDFDCPCCGKTFTSDVALIKHQKIHAKEKSFICAECGKSFTFFSHFMRHQTTHSGEKPFECPECDKRFTRESHLLRHRRQHDNP, from the exons ATGGAGATGGAAAAGAATCACATGATGGAGAGGATCCTGAGCCTTGTCCTGGAGATTGTCTATTTGCTTATCGAAGAG GATTATATCATCGTGAAGAAGTCTGGTGACAACGTGGTCTACAAGAGCAGCACTCCGGACCCCGATGTGAAGCAAGAAGGACCCCTGGAGAAGACCAAGAAGAACACGCGGCTGCTGGATCTCACCAACAAGGTCCTGCAGCTCCTGACCGGAGAG TTACACAGTGACATGGAGGAGgctgaagagaagaagaagacggAACATCTTCACTCGGGCTTTGAGA GGTCATCTGCTGCCATGCCTGAAATTCAACCCCCATCTGGTCCCGTGCGTCTGAAGAAAGAAAGGCCTAATGCCGACATCCCCCATAAAACCTCCATGACCTCGTGTCGAGATAGCGCAACACAAACCGAGGAAACcagccccagcgaaactggaccgCTCCCTGAAATTTACATACACGTTCCCATTGACCAGTCAGAATATTTATCTGTTTGTAAGAAGGGGGGCGCAGTGTCTGGTGACCCGGCATTCATGGCTAGTAACATTTGTAAGCCCTTGGTACATACAGTGGTGCACGGCTGTAGCGAGGAGACCCATGTTGAATCCAAACCCGCCGCTACCGAATATAGAGTTGTCAAAATTAAGGAAGAACCTGTTGATTGGGATGAAGAAGTTTCCAGATCAGAACTGCCTATGCAAATAGAGCACGCACAGACTAGGCCGAAAGGGAGCCTTTCTTTATATCCCGAACATCTAATGGACCAAGTACCACCGTACACCACCATGCAGATAAAGCAAGAGACCGCCACTGACGACGAGGGATCTCTCATAGAGACCGGCATCTCCGTTTCCGTAGAACAATCGCAAAGGCACTTCATACTCGCCGACAACGTGGAAGGAAGCTTTAGGGACACGGATATCAATACCGGCTCGGACAATTCCCAGATAGATTACGGCTCTTCTTTCCTAAAGGGTCAATACTACGAAGAGGACGAGATGGAGACGAGTCCTGAGGAATTAGCAGGTGCTCAGTTGTACCAGGAGCCGTACATGGAGGAGATCACCTACGAATACTACACCGCTCATTCCAGCAACTTACACCAGAAATCCGACAACCAGGACAAACCGTTTTcctgctcagaatgtggaaagaGTTTTAAATACAATAGTCTTCTCCTCCACCACTCGAAATCCCATCAGAAGAAGCCACTGATCTGTTGTGAATGTGGAAAACAATATTCTTGTAAGACAGAGTTCGATATACACCAGAGGATTCACACGGGCGAAAAGCCTTTTGTCTGTTCCGACTGCGGGAAGGGGTTCCGGAGAAAATCTCACATGCTCCGACACCAGCGAATTCACGGAGACAAGGAGATCTATCCTTGTCCAGAATGTGGCAAGTCTTTCCACCGCCAGGACGTGCTAAACCAACATCGGAAAATACACAAGACAAGCCAAGGCGAGGCCTACACCCCCAGCAAACACTCGCAACCGCAAACCCCCTATGCAACCTATGAAAAGAATGAGAAGTTCTCGTGCTCTGAATGCGGGCAAAGCTTCGATGATGTCTCACAACTTGAGGAACACCAAGTGGTTCATGCAGGGGAAAAGCCATTTTCTTGCACAGAGTGCGGCAAATCATTCCGCTTCGAAGCCCTTCTGGAGTTGCACTGGGGCAGCCATATTGCCGCGATCTCCTGCCCTGAATGCGGAAAGAGCTTTGCGAGTCAGAGTCTTCTCAACCACCACATGAAGATCCACGCAGGAGTCAACGATTGTATTTGTTCCGAATGTGGCAAAGAATTCCCCAGTCGTTCCCAGCTGGTGGACCATTACCGAACGCACACGGGAGAGAAACCGTACATGTGCCCCGACTGTGGGAAGTATTTCCGACGGAAAGCGCATGTTGTCAGGCACCGCAAAATCCACAAGGGCAATAAACCGTTTTCCTGCCTCGAATGTGGGAAGTGCTTTGAGAATCAGGAGTTTCTCGAACGACACGCAAAGATGCACAAGAAGAAACGACCGTATATCTGTGCTCAATGCGGGAAAAGCTACACGAAAAATTCTCATCTCGCCAGGCACCAGAGGACACACACGAGgcatacctgtccccggtgcggAGAAAGCTTCCAGTATCCGGCCCTCCTGAGTCAACACATGAAACTTCACACCGGCAAATCAGACTTTGACTGTCCTTGTTGCGGGAAGACCTTCACCTCCGACGTGGCCCTGATTAAACATCAGAAAATCCACGCGAAAGAAAAATCTTTCATCTGTGCCGAGTGCGGGAAAAGCTTCACCTTCTTCTCCCATTTCATGAGGCATCAGACCACACACTCAGGAGAGAAGCCTTTCGAGTGTCCGGAGTGTGACAAACGTTTCACGCGAGAGTCGCATCTGCTCAGACATCGGCGACAACACGACAACCCATGA